GAAGTAACACACACAATTTACATATAGtaataatttattctgaaatgttcattttagtCTCTGTTGAGACATCACCCATGTCTCATTAATAAAAGAGCAGCCATCTCACCTCAAATACCAGAATATACAACAAGTTACAGCATAGCAAAAAAACTCTACCTACTTTAAGATAAAATCTAATTcaggtaaaataattttgttcaagGTTTTACAGTtacacagttttccttttttttttttttgcagagcaCAAAGAAAGTGTAAATTGTTACACCATAACTATCTATGCACATTATGTGACCACAGAAATGTTAATCattacttcagaaaatgaaccATCAGTTCCATTCATGCAGAAAAGCAGGCTGGGAAAGCTTGTTCAGCAGAAACCATATTACTGTGAATTTCACAGCCACATGATTAATTATGGGGTTAGATGGACTCACAAATACTAAAACTGAGTATACTTTTTTGCATAAATAATACCAATTCTTCCCTGATGTGGTTTAGTCAGTCTGTAATCTAGAAATGATTGATAAAGCAATATGACTATCATCTCTATCTGCAATGTCCCATGATTTCAATGACAAGCAATATTTAAAGGATTATGGGATGGGACGCTAATTAAATACATGTTAAACATACTGTACAAATATACTTGCGTTAGCAATTTTATTCCAAACTGTCAATCAGGTATTCCTCCAAAATATTACCAGTGAAGACAAAGTATACTATCAAATATGGCTTCCAGAACAAGGACCGTCTAACAAGAATCAAACCTATttacaacaaataaaaacaacaaaaaatcaatCCCCAATCGTTtagtttcatttgaaacaaaatttctaaATAGCTGCTGTATATAATACATcagttttatttagtttttgttGCACTTAAACAGAAGTTACCAGGTAAGAGCCAGAGTGACGTTTAGGACTCTGAGTTCCACTGGAGTCTGGATTTTCAGACTTGGAGTCACGTTTCTTCGTGCTGTTATTTACTGGTGTTGGTATTTGTGATGGCCGAGCTGAACTATTGTCCACACTACTCTTCCTGCGGCTTGGATTGTAGTTGAAAGGAGTCACTCTTGCTGCAACAGCACCAATGGGGGAGCTATGTTTGCTTGAGCTGCTGGAACTGAATGGTGTACGCTCACTTAGAGtactttcattattttctggtGCAGGAACAGGATTATTCTGCAGAGGCTTTGTTTCAGTGCCTTTCTTGTCTGGACTGTCTATCTGAAAGAAAGAGTTCAGACGGTTTTCTAAACCAATGGTACGAACAGGAACACCTCCATTCcctggggtttgtttttcttgaatcTCTTTAGAATCTTTACCATTCATACCCCCTTTCTCTGAAACACTGTCAATAACAGGGGGAGTATTTCCAGTTGGGGACCTTCCAGATCGAGGATTGTTAATTGGGCAGTCCTCTATCCTCACCCACACGTCCTCTGTCTTAGAGACAGCTGGTGCCATCTGATAGATGAGAGTTTTGGCATCGGAGCCATTTGTGGCACCCGAGGAAGAATGCTGAGGATCATTCATTATCTGaggaatttcattttcttttatttttctccaagtaCCTTTTGCTGGTGCTTGGCTTTCTTTACTTTGCCTATGTCCAGAAAGAGAACTTCCATGTTGCTTTTCATCTtcactttttgccttttcactgGATTCTGAAGAAGCTGACAGAATTGATGAGGAACTTCCAGTTCTTCGCCAAGTGCTTACACGAGGAAGTGACGAGGAATGCTTACTATGCTCACGCTTCCATGTTCCTGATCTATTGATCAGCAATCTAGATGGACTCTCAGAATGAGAACGAGCTATATCATGACGTTTTGCGGGTCTCCCATCATATTCTACAGAAGGGCTCAGATTAGGGGGTAATTTTCGCCAACCACTAGTCTGGGCAGTTGAATGAGTGGATAAAGACATATCAGGAAGAGACGGACTTAAAACTGGGGTCTGTAGTTGGGACCTTGTGGGAGAATCTGGCCTGGAAGGAGACAGAGATTCAAATGAAGCTGACTCTTCTAATTTCCGTCTTAGAGTTGGGCTCGGAGCTTCTTTAATAAAAGTTGACTGACGAACGAGAACAGGTCTCTCGGATCTGTCAGATTCACTTCCACTAGATTTTGTAGATGACATTCTGGATAGTTCAGTCTTTTTGTTTGATCCACCACTGCTGAGAGCTTGGTTTAACCCTTTTGAAGCAGACTCACTTCGTGGAATGCTACTGGTACTCTTAGGTAAGGCAGTTTGCTTTGTAAGGTTTTGCTGGCTCATCTGCCTGCCTGGTGATGTATATGACATTCTACCTGAACTTGAAGATTTTGTTGAAGCTGTGCTAGGAGATGATGTCCTTGGCAACTGCGACAGTTTGTTGGGAGGACTTATACCATTTTTTCCTGGGGAAATTGAGTTTCGGCCAGGAGATTGCAGAGGCCTACTTAATGGCTGCTGTTGAGGTCTAGAAGGAGTGGAGTCTCTAGATCCTGATCTGGAAGGTCCTTTACTTGATCCACTCTGGTTCAACCCTGATGGTTGCCTAGTTACAGGAGCTGGCTCAGGTTTCACTGACGACTTGACTCCTCTTGGAGAACTAGTCAAACTTTGGCCTTCACTCGGACTCTTGGAGTTCGTGTTTTTGAGTGGGGGACCTTTTTTGGAAACAGGACTAGTACTTGAAGAACTGTTTCGAACTCCTGGAATATGGATCATTGTCCTACCACGTGAAATTGAAGGCACACTTGTCTGTTGTGGTTGCTTCAACTGGCTTGAAACTTCTGAATTGGAGCGAGCTTTTCCTGTAATTATACTTTTATAcactttcttccctcctttgaTTCCCCTAGTTTCAGATTCTATTTTTTTAGACTCCAGTGTACTCTTCTCTCCTGGCTTAAGAATTCTTGGACCTTTATTACTAGtgaaaggtttttcttcttggtcTGGAGTAAGATGAAATGGTGACCCTAGAGAAATACCAGATTTTAATGAAAGGATAGAATCAGAGTCTGATGAAGCTTGTCTAGATAGtgatgcagcagctgcagcttgaTGCAAGCTACTAACTATAGAATTTGCACCTTCTTGTATAGCTTTCCAGTCAAAGTTCTCTGAATCAGGTGAGAAACCATGTTCTGAATCCGGCCTCTGTATCTCTCTCAAATCCAGTGTTAAATCTTCTGCCAAAATACCACCTGTAtttctggaattatttttttcactttcactcTTTAttcttgagggttttttctttttaggcatAGCAGAACTAATGCATTCCTGCAAAAGATCATCTTCTGAGTCAATACTAAGAGAACTCAGAGAGCTGTTTCTAGAGAAACATACAGGAGTATCTTCAACGTGAAATGACTTAGGTGCATAACCAGAAGTCTGTGGTCTGTTTGATTCCATCTGTGAGTCAGGAGCCTCAGTATGTTTTGCAGGTTCTCCttctttgttgttattgttttcttGGTCAATATCACTGAGGGAACTAAGAGATgaattgcaagaaaaacaaacaggtgtgttttcaatagcaaaattctgcattttctcatCTGTAGCTGCTCCTCTGTCTGGAATATCTTTAGTTGACTGAGAGAAAGTTTTAGGCTGGCTTCTGCCCGTTGGGTGTTTCTGACAAACTTGTGTCCTGTTACTTGGTTGCTGATTTGAAGACTGTTCTGGATTAGTGCAGTCTTTAGTTTCCgtttcctttgcttcttttccttgtcTTAATTCTGCCTTCTCCCTTGAAAGGtcaacatcatcatcatcaaaatCTAAAGAACTTAGGGAATCATTCCGTGAAAAACAATAAGGAGTTCCCTCAATAGGTGTGTAATGATGAGGGGAATCAAATGCAAAGCTTCCTCTTACACGCTCTTCATTATTTGGCAATTTGTCATTAAAAtctcttgaattatttttaagattctGTTTCTTCGCGTCTCTGTTCTCTGGATAGCTTCTTTCATTATTAATATTGCTTTTAGGCTCTGTGGTTTTTCTTATACGTGTTCTGTATTCATTATTTTGGGGAACAGGCTTTACTGGTGATGTTGGCTTCTTTTTCTCACCTTCTGGTTGGTTTTTATTACTTAGAGATGAAGATGCTTGTTGAATTTGATCCATTATCTTCTTTACTCTGAAAGGTTTgtgactttttccttttggcatAGCTGAGTTAATGCACTCAGCCAGAATATCAccctcttctgttttgtcatcATCCAGGCCTGGGGTAGTCACAGTTGAGCTTTTTGCTCTCTGAGAGTCATCAGTACTTCTACCTTCTGTAGGAATGGTGTCTCGCTTTTCAAATTCCCCTGACTCTGCTCCCGTACCCACACTGTCTACATTGGCCAACTCACTCGGGGGCGATTCTATGGTGAGATCACTCAGAGATGTAGCTGTTGAAAAATTTATTGGTGTACCCTCAACACAATATACCCGTGGCATATCATCTCCCGGTGTAAAACTCACATGCTTTTGGGATTGCAGTCTGCTTTGTGAAGGCAAAAGTTTGTAAACTGGCAACTGGCTGGGCTTTCTGGCTACAGGAGGAGGTATTTTTGGAGCAGATGCTTGAGAAGGCTTTTTGGCTTTACGTGAAGACTTTGTTGGCATTGCAGAAATAATACACGCTTCCAGTATTTCAATATCATCATCATCAGAATCATCCAGAATGTCTTTTTCTGCATCAGTAGGCTTCTCCGCTTTCTTCTCTTGGTTATCCTTTGTATCATCTGACTGTTCAGGTTCTGCTTCATTTCCATGTTCATTTTCATGAACCGGAGGCATTATTCTTAACTCTACATCTTTCTGTATAAACGGCTCATCAAGACTCAGAGCACTCAGACTAGAAGAGCAAGAAAACCCATCCGGTGTGCTTTCTGTAGCAAAATGTAATAATGTATCAGCATCTGGCAGTACCTGAACTCTCTGAACAGCTGCATTTACAGCTGCCTGTCTAGGACCAggctctctcttttctccactAGGTACTTTACCTTTAGCTACATCTCTTTTTACTTGAACTCCTTGAGCAGGGGGTGGTGTTTTACTTCTGCTTGGAGGCATTGTTTGTCCAGGGCTGTCTGGAAGGTCACTGGGACTTATAATACCACTTACCATTCCACTGCAAGGCTCACTTTGAACGGAACTAGCAATTGAACGGCTTTCAAAACTATCCAGGGAACTTACAGAAGTACATCTGCTGAACATGAGTGGTGTTTCCTGCACATAATGTTCTGGTGGGCTTTTAGGAGTCTGTGCACCACTCTTTGAGGGAGATTTGGCACCTGAAGAAAATTCAACAGCTTTATGTCTAGAGGAATCAGAAGGAGACAAACTAGAAGTCTGAAGTCTACTGGATTTTGTTCTGATGTGTTGTGATGTTGATGTGATTTCACTTACTGCACCTTCTGTAGATAGAGTCCCACTGTTTTCCTTTAGTTCCGCTATCTGTAGTGTGTTATTGGCATCTGTCACACGTGTGGATTGATCACGTCCTATTTCATCTTCAGCTGATGACAAAGATGACAAAGAGCTACACCTTGAAAAACATATTGGGGTATCTTCCACACAGTAAGTTTGTATAGTTTCCTGATTAATAGAGGGAGTTTTACAGGAGGCAGTCTTTTGTGCATGACCACCTCGGCTCTGTGCAGAATTTGGGTGAAGCTGATTCTGTCTCTTTGAACCAGCTGAGGGGGCTGACGTGCTCCCACTGCTTGAGGAAATATGGTCAGTTTTAGTGCTTTGCACTGAAGAAGTCTTTGGAAAAGTAAAAGATGGCTTCTGAGAAGGAGGAACTTCTGTTGAGTATTTTAAACTATAATCAATAGGCTGATCAACATGATGTTCCTCTTCATTGTACTTTATGCTATAATTAGTTGGTCTGTCTTCCTCTTCATGTTGTTCCTCCTCAGAATAACGTTCACTATAGTTGGTTGGCTTATCATCATCATAATCATCAATGTGGCACAAGGACTGGTTTACTTTCTGATTCATTCCAAGAGTTGAGCCTACTCTGTTCTGATCTGAACCATTGGATCCTCTTGATCTAAAGGAAGAAACACACTCTTGCTGTCCAAAAGGTGACTGATATTTCATGTGTTTATCATCTCCACTTTCCGTGTACACAGGGTAGGTTGCATTTTGGCTCCTTGACTgcctttgttcattttgtttcatttcatcatCTATTATATGCTTAGGCCTTGCCCATCTTTCATTCTGAGAGGGACTTTGCCTTCCAGAATTTAACTGTTCATCTGAGTATTTAAGACTATAATTAATAGGAGTGTCTAGCTCTCCATCATTGTCATCCATATGATTGGCACTATGAATCTTATGTGCCAAGTCAGCTGGATATTGACCGTAACTACAAAATTTACTTTCATCATCTTCGGAGTAAGATTCAATGGAAGGTTTCATTTGCCCTCTTTTACCGTAGCCATCACTGCTGCTGACGCTATTTAAACTATCATTTGAAGCTCTCTTGTATTCCATTTTTGTATAAGGCACAGGACATGTCCTGTTTGAATTCTCAGATTTAGGAAAGTATGTATTTGAGTGAGTATGGGCAGTGGCTGATCTCCTCGGggcatttctgtcttctgtcaAACAATGCATTTCAGAAGTGGAACCAGAACTTCTGTCTTCTTGTGGAATATGCATGCTTGTTACTTCTTCCATAACTTTGGCAATCTGAGCTGCAGCAGTAGAAATCTGCATTCCTATTCTCTTAGAGGAGTTCCCAGTATTCTCTGCAGCTGGATGATAGGTATTTAAACCTACTGCTCTATCCCTATCAAGACTTCTGTCTTTCTCAGATCGAGAATTTTCTATGTTTCCTCTactggaagaggaggagccagGCAATACTGTAGTATTTAAATATGGCGAAAGTACAGTCATATTACCAGCATTAAAACTCTCTGATCTGCATACACCATCATCATGCCGACTGGAGTCCAAGACATACTCACTGTATATGTTTTGCTTATGTCTCTGCTTATTACGGTGAGATGCTTTCGGGCTTAAATTATCAATGTTGTCAAAAGTCTCTGATAAATGCTGAGCATCTAATTCTGCTTCCagtgccttttgttttctgacatgAAGAGATGGTAAGCTTGATCCTGGAGACATAATGTTGGCATCCTTATATTTTGCTGGCCTGTTTGCCATGAGGTTTCTTAGAGCTGCAGCACTACCCATGGCtatcattttgtgttttgagtGAATGAGGTTTTTCAGCATGCTGACTGCTCCCATGTCCCACAGTGCCTCCTGATCCTTTGCATTTCGTGCAGAAAGATTCCACAGGGTCCCACATGCATTACTGACTATTGTCAAACTGTGTGACTTCAAGTGTTGTAACAAGGTTTGTAAGCAGCTGTTCTCTCGCAAGATTTGCCTGGTGTTGAGTAATTGAAAATGAACATCAGTAAGTGGCATTTCAAAAGGATAagagacaaagcaaaacaaaaacctatTATGCTAGAGGAAAGTTTTGCCCTTAGAAAGGATAATCATGAATTCTCCACCAGTGCAAATTTATCTTATATTTCCTCTAGCTTTCATCTGAATGCTAATTAAATCCTATTACAAATATGAATAGTTAGCTTTAAGTGCAGTTCATCATTAACAAGCAGTAGGTATTAATCTGTTTGCATATTCCTGTTATGTAAGTGAAATACTTGCCTTatcaaatgcattaaaaattaactgtaCTTAATTACTATACTTAATACATGCATTCATATTAAGACTCAGTCACAGAAACTGTCTACTTAATATACATGTGGAACTGctaaagattttcagaaaacgTATACCCACCTATGGTCCTCATTAGTAGCAATTAAGCTAGAAACATTTCTTAATATTCCTCCTCCACTTTCTATGATGGCTAAAGTGTTTGTTTGGCTCCGGTATGTCAGTGTGCTGACTAGAAATGCAAGAGCACCCTCAACAGCACATATATCAGCTTTGTTCTCAGTACAGTGTGCTGACAAATTCCATAAGGCACTCAGAACACTTTTTAGGGTGGATTCCTAGGAAAATAACAAAACGACAGAGAAGTTTTCAGCTATTGATCACAAGCTCTCAGAAATACGTAAGTTAGCTTCAAGGAGTTATGTATGTTccaatttctgctttctgggCTGGTAAGCTAGATGCAGGCAGCAGTGCACACATAAATACTTTTGTTcgcttctctccttccttcagctATGGATTTGGCATTGCTTGCcctgaagttttcagaaatatgtgCCACAATACTTGTTAGCTGCTATAACGGTAAAAATGGCTTGAACACTAGCTGGCAGGAGACTCTGGGATGGAATATAATCCTGTCTGGATACCAAAAATATATCTAGAAAATTACAGAAGTGGTAGTTATTTATTCATTAACTCAAAAGAGGTTTTATTAAATtgcaaaattataaaaaagGCTATTTCAACAGCACAGCTCATGAAACTGAAGAGCAATAGCTGTCAACCCccaaataaaattacagaaatactaATAGTTTTGAGATGTCACTGCTATGTTGTGGTCTGCTGCTATGTTAACTCAAAGCAACTCTCTTCTTCAAAGGAAGTTACCTAAACCACCCAAAATATCTGACCAACTCCTTTTATCAAAAAGGACAATAATATTTGTGGtttgtgtaaaataaattttggagAGATTGCATTTATCGCAATCATTTATACAGGATACCTTCTTAACTTCTAAAGCACATTCCATCAATGCTTTCACACTTCCAACTTCTCTTAGAGTCTTTTTACTGTTTACATCTGCTCGCCAGGACAAGTTCCTCAACACGCTTGCAATGACCtgcaaaacatgaaagaaaaataatgtaactCAATATAGCTACTTCTTTAGCAGGTTATCAGACTTTCCTCCTGGATTTCTGGAATGCTATAGATTAACTAACAGTGGTCATGTTCAGCTGCTGAACTAAAATTTgctaaaatctgctttttgttgtgttgCCTGCTAGACTGTTCTAATATTTCAGTATGAAGTTTGATCAAAGGTAttggtttttgtgtgtggttaCCTAAAACAAAGATTTGAAATCAGGATCCCTGCTTTCCACACTGGTTGAAAAATTGGTCCAAAAATTCAGATTTGTGCAGATTGGATGTCTGCACTGGACTTAACGTAATCTCAGGAGATTTATATAAtctttctctcagcttttctgcttGTAAGACAGAGTAACACTTGCCTGTCTCTCAGATGGTATGATTACTTTGATTAATGTTTATAAAgctctttaaagtattttaaaatacgCTGTCTTTTACAATCACAATAGTTATCTGTAGAAGATAGATAGCCATGTCCTTGTCCTTGGCAGCAGCTAGACTGAGATAAGACTGTCACTATAGTGGGCAGTCATTACATATTAAACTCCATCCATTTACAGGCTGCAGTAAGCATGTATATCCCTCATGAAATACATTTGATAGGAAACTTTTACCTATGGATATTCCCATTGTCACAGAAGTGCATAAATTTGTTAGATTATGTGATGAATGCTCCCCTGCTCAGACCCACAAGGGAGCACAGGGAGGCAGTGGCAGATGAAAGAACCTAGTAATACCCTGGCCTGGCTGCCCCCAGGCCCACCACAGGAGCCATCAGCCCATCAGAGGCCCATCTCAACACGCCCAGGGGAGCTCAGGGGCCCAGAGGCAGGCGGGAACCCAAACTAAGGGCTCAGAGAGGGGGCACCCTGTCTGGGCTCTTTCCAGGGCTCTCCCAGGGGACCCGCAGCCCCATGGCCCAGGTGTGACACCCATTCAGGGAAGTGAACGGGAGCAGCTCTCTGCACCTTTTGGACTGAGGCAGGTCAGTCCATAAGTCCTGGCCTAGGGATGTGGGACACTTTATGGGATCCAGGGGAAGAGCATTCTGGGACTGTAGAAGACTTATTATGGGTTTGGAGGACCCAAAGGTtccaaaggcaggaaaaggatGGATCTAGGTGATTCGGGGAGGTACAAGCATGGGAACACACAGGAATAAGGGGACAGAAAGGCCCAGTTGCATCTAAACAGTCGGCTGGCTGATATGCTTGTATGGCCACGCCCTTTGCCTGATGAGCACAGTCTGTCCCATATTCTTATTAAATCCCATTTCTGACTTTTCCTAAGTAAGGGACTTCCTGCTTTGTGTGCATACGTGTGTATGGGGGTCTACATGCCAGTGGCTGGAGACACACCACGGGTCAGAGGGCCCATGTCTCTGTGACTTCCTTTTCAagaatactaaatatttttaatatctgccCTAATACTAAATCAGAGAGTTTACCCGATAACCTCAACTGTAattctaattattttctcagtcGTAACTAGCTAGCTCCTCCTCTAGTGGACAAAATTTTTTGTGAGCAGTCTTTTAAGAGATAAAGTTGATTTTACTTAAAATCGTTCTTTTATCTGATGATTCACTcaaactgcaaggaaaacaggGTTTTCCCTTCCAAAAGCTGCTCCAGTTTGTTTACAgtatatattaattaaaatggattataatttaatatttaatagttTTAAACAAGTTCCATACCAATGAAGAACAGTTCTGCACTCTAAACTCTCAGGATCACCCCAAGCAcatccttattttctctacacAGCAGGAGCCATTGGAAGAGACACTCAGGTGTCACACCGAACACTTTGCTCATACTTAGAAAGCGTCTTTGGGAGGTGCTGGTGTCGAGAGTAGTTATGTATGACTTGTCAAGTCAAATACAGATTCTCTTTTGAAGTACAGCTTCCTCTACTATTACTCCCCTATTATTTACTTGC
The nucleotide sequence above comes from Gymnogyps californianus isolate 813 chromosome Z, ASM1813914v2, whole genome shotgun sequence. Encoded proteins:
- the APC gene encoding adenomatous polyposis coli protein isoform X2, translating into MAAASYDQLLKQVEALKMENSNLRQELEDNSNHLTKLETEASNMKEVLKQLQGSIEDEAMASSGQIDLLERLKELNLESTNFPGVKLRPKVSVRSYGSREGSVSSRSGECSPVPMGSFPRRGFMNGSRESTGYLEELEKERSLLLAELEKEEKEKDWYYAQLQNLTKRIDSLPLTENFSLQTDMTRRQLEYEARQIRAAMEEQLGTCQDMEKRAQVRVARIQQIEKDILRIRQLLQSQAAEAERAPQSKHDAGSHDTERQNEGQGAAEISVATSSTGQGSAARMDHETANVMSSSNNYSVPRRLTSHLGTKVEMVYSLLSMLGTHDKDDMSRTLLAMSSSQDSCIAMRQSGCLPLLIQLLHGNDKDSVLLGNSRGSKEARARASAALHNIIHSQPDDKRGRREIRVLHLLEQIRAYCETCCEWQEAHEQGMDQDKNPMPAPVDHQICPAVCVLMKLSFDEEHRHAMNELGGLQAIAELLQVDCEMYGLTNDHYSVTLRRYAGMALTNLTFGDVANKATLCSMKGCMRALVAQLKSESEDLQQVIASVLRNLSWRADVNSKKTLREVGSVKALMECALEVKKESTLKSVLSALWNLSAHCTENKADICAVEGALAFLVSTLTYRSQTNTLAIIESGGGILRNVSSLIATNEDHRQILRENSCLQTLLQHLKSHSLTIVSNACGTLWNLSARNAKDQEALWDMGAVSMLKNLIHSKHKMIAMGSAAALRNLMANRPAKYKDANIMSPGSSLPSLHVRKQKALEAELDAQHLSETFDNIDNLSPKASHRNKQRHKQNIYSEYVLDSSRHDDGVCRSESFNAGNMTVLSPYLNTTVLPGSSSSSRGNIENSRSEKDRSLDRDRAVGLNTYHPAAENTGNSSKRIGMQISTAAAQIAKVMEEVTSMHIPQEDRSSGSTSEMHCLTEDRNAPRRSATAHTHSNTYFPKSENSNRTCPVPYTKMEYKRASNDSLNSVSSSDGYGKRGQMKPSIESYSEDDESKFCSYGQYPADLAHKIHSANHMDDNDGELDTPINYSLKYSDEQLNSGRQSPSQNERWARPKHIIDDEMKQNEQRQSRSQNATYPVYTESGDDKHMKYQSPFGQQECVSSFRSRGSNGSDQNRVGSTLGMNQKVNQSLCHIDDYDDDKPTNYSERYSEEEQHEEEDRPTNYSIKYNEEEHHVDQPIDYSLKYSTEVPPSQKPSFTFPKTSSVQSTKTDHISSSSGSTSAPSAGSKRQNQLHPNSAQSRGGHAQKTASCKTPSINQETIQTYCVEDTPICFSRCSSLSSLSSAEDEIGRDQSTRVTDANNTLQIAELKENSGTLSTEGAVSEITSTSQHIRTKSSRLQTSSLSPSDSSRHKAVEFSSGAKSPSKSGAQTPKSPPEHYVQETPLMFSRCTSVSSLDSFESRSIASSVQSEPCSGMVSGIISPSDLPDSPGQTMPPSRSKTPPPAQGVQVKRDVAKGKVPSGEKREPGPRQAAVNAAVQRVQVLPDADTLLHFATESTPDGFSCSSSLSALSLDEPFIQKDVELRIMPPVHENEHGNEAEPEQSDDTKDNQEKKAEKPTDAEKDILDDSDDDDIEILEACIISAMPTKSSRKAKKPSQASAPKIPPPVARKPSQLPVYKLLPSQSRLQSQKHVSFTPGDDMPRVYCVEGTPINFSTATSLSDLTIESPPSELANVDSVGTGAESGEFEKRDTIPTEGRSTDDSQRAKSSTVTTPGLDDDKTEEGDILAECINSAMPKGKSHKPFRVKKIMDQIQQASSSLSNKNQPEGEKKKPTSPVKPVPQNNEYRTRIRKTTEPKSNINNERSYPENRDAKKQNLKNNSRDFNDKLPNNEERVRGSFAFDSPHHYTPIEGTPYCFSRNDSLSSLDFDDDDVDLSREKAELRQGKEAKETETKDCTNPEQSSNQQPSNRTQVCQKHPTGRSQPKTFSQSTKDIPDRGAATDEKMQNFAIENTPVCFSCNSSLSSLSDIDQENNNNKEGEPAKHTEAPDSQMESNRPQTSGYAPKSFHVEDTPVCFSRNSSLSSLSIDSEDDLLQECISSAMPKKKKPSRIKSESEKNNSRNTGGILAEDLTLDLREIQRPDSEHGFSPDSENFDWKAIQEGANSIVSSLHQAAAAASLSRQASSDSDSILSLKSGISLGSPFHLTPDQEEKPFTSNKGPRILKPGEKSTLESKKIESETRGIKGGKKVYKSIITGKARSNSEVSSQLKQPQQTSVPSISRGRTMIHIPGVRNSSSSTSPVSKKGPPLKNTNSKSPSEGQSLTSSPRGVKSSVKPEPAPVTRQPSGLNQSGSSKGPSRSGSRDSTPSRPQQQPLSRPLQSPGRNSISPGKNGISPPNKLSQLPRTSSPSTASTKSSSSGRMSYTSPGRQMSQQNLTKQTALPKSTSSIPRSESASKGLNQALSSGGSNKKTELSRMSSTKSSGSESDRSERPVLVRQSTFIKEAPSPTLRRKLEESASFESLSPSRPDSPTRSQLQTPVLSPSLPDMSLSTHSTAQTSGWRKLPPNLSPSVEYDGRPAKRHDIARSHSESPSRLLINRSGTWKREHSKHSSSLPRVSTWRRTGSSSSILSASSESSEKAKSEDEKQHGSSLSGHRQSKESQAPAKGTWRKIKENEIPQIMNDPQHSSSGATNGSDAKTLIYQMAPAVSKTEDVWVRIEDCPINNPRSGRSPTGNTPPVIDSVSEKGGMNGKDSKEIQEKQTPGNGGVPVRTIGLENRLNSFFQIDSPDKKGTETKPLQNNPVPAPENNESTLSERTPFSSSSSSKHSSPIGAVAARVTPFNYNPSRRKSSVDNSSARPSQIPTPVNNSTKKRDSKSENPDSSGTQSPKRHSGSYLVTSV